The Pseudanabaena galeata CCNP1313 genome includes a region encoding these proteins:
- the tumE gene encoding toxin TumE: MSRNSFRDYFDQIDQFLEAYSDVYVENYNATILSSERANLKLRLRFYFQYLLSISEALVVVDDQITAIDYRYHFQDGQNNLIFRYDNTPHFPNLSSFPHHKHLVDRVISCSQPNIAMVIQDAIAFLKEVESNGID; this comes from the coding sequence ATGTCGCGTAATAGTTTTAGGGATTATTTCGATCAAATAGATCAATTTTTGGAAGCTTATTCTGATGTCTATGTAGAGAATTACAATGCCACAATTCTATCTAGTGAGCGTGCTAATCTCAAACTTCGATTGCGTTTTTATTTCCAATATTTACTTTCTATCAGTGAGGCTTTGGTTGTTGTAGATGATCAAATTACGGCGATTGATTATCGCTATCATTTCCAAGATGGACAGAACAATCTAATTTTTCGCTATGACAATACGCCCCATTTCCCTAATTTGTCGAGTTTCCCTCACCACAAGCATTTGGTAGATAGAGTGATTTCTTGTAGTCAGCCGAATATTGCAATGGTTATTCAAGATGCGATCGCTTTTCTTAAGGAAGTTGAAAGTAATGGTATAGATTAG